A single genomic interval of Fibrobacter sp. UWB13 harbors:
- the rplM gene encoding 50S ribosomal protein L13: MKTITVNPKTVSRKWKLVDAADKPMGRVASEVARLLMGKHKAIYSPNVDTGDFVVVINAEKVAVSGNKALQKQYFHHTGHIAGERWINFADLLAKNPTAPLEAAIWGMLPHSALGHKMIKKLKIFAGAEHPFAAQKPEVVEL, translated from the coding sequence AAGACTGTCTCCCGCAAGTGGAAGCTTGTGGATGCAGCTGACAAGCCGATGGGACGCGTTGCAAGCGAAGTTGCTCGTCTCCTCATGGGCAAACACAAGGCCATCTATTCCCCGAACGTCGACACTGGCGACTTCGTGGTTGTTATCAACGCTGAAAAGGTTGCCGTTTCTGGCAACAAGGCTCTCCAGAAGCAGTATTTCCACCACACTGGCCACATCGCCGGTGAACGTTGGATCAACTTTGCTGACCTCTTGGCAAAGAACCCGACTGCTCCGCTCGAAGCTGCCATTTGGGGCATGCTCCCGCACAGCGCTCTTGGCCACAAGATGATCAAGAAGCTCAAGATTTTTGCAGGTGCCGAACATCCGTTCGCTGCCCAGAAACCCGAAGTCGTAGAACTTTAA
- a CDS encoding flavodoxin family protein: MAEKKKILVMVASPKNERSGTLIPTKAFVEGLEQNGDYETEYIFIDRMNIKPCRGCLSCWGREDGSCFMKDDDVPMIREKLINSDIVIWSFPLFLFSIPGQMKVLMDRIVGMVHPYMGQKLKEGANAMNSHLHGLQFQKEGQKIILLSSCAWMDIDVVYEPIRKQFDIILGHEGYTLIACPQMRALDHRGGPRRLNMLRKKYRKGGAELATTGKLSQEAIDLMQKPIFSEDAYVTLVTEFVTHMFDRDDNF; this comes from the coding sequence ATGGCAGAAAAAAAGAAAATCCTCGTAATGGTCGCAAGCCCGAAGAATGAACGCAGTGGCACTCTCATCCCGACGAAGGCTTTTGTCGAAGGGCTGGAGCAGAACGGCGACTACGAGACCGAGTACATTTTCATTGACAGAATGAACATCAAGCCGTGTCGCGGTTGCCTCAGTTGCTGGGGGCGCGAGGACGGTTCGTGCTTTATGAAGGACGACGACGTGCCGATGATCCGCGAAAAGCTCATCAATTCGGATATTGTCATCTGGAGTTTTCCGCTGTTCCTGTTCAGCATTCCTGGGCAGATGAAGGTCCTGATGGACCGCATCGTGGGCATGGTCCACCCGTACATGGGCCAGAAGCTCAAGGAAGGCGCCAATGCGATGAATTCGCACTTGCACGGATTGCAATTCCAGAAGGAAGGTCAGAAGATTATCCTGCTTTCGAGTTGCGCCTGGATGGACATCGACGTAGTTTATGAACCTATCCGCAAGCAGTTCGACATCATCCTCGGGCACGAGGGTTACACGCTTATTGCCTGCCCGCAGATGCGCGCGCTCGACCACCGTGGCGGTCCGCGTCGTTTGAATATGCTCCGAAAAAAGTACCGCAAGGGCGGTGCCGAACTAGCTACGACAGGAAAGCTCTCTCAAGAAGCGATTGACTTGATGCAGAAGCCGATTTTCAGCGAAGACGCTTACGTGACGCTCGTGACTGAATTCGTGACGCATATGTTCGATAGAGACGATAATTTCTAG
- a CDS encoding alpha/beta fold hydrolase, which produces MVADSYKIFKDGFTVYLFDRKKNFGDSYLMEKMATDTAEAMDALGIELARACLDFEAYANFENVTCPTLVLGAKLDQTLGVIASREIAEALKQNGTPVELYVYENYGHAVNDEAPDYCKRILKFLNR; this is translated from the coding sequence ATGGTAGCGGATTCGTATAAAATATTCAAAGACGGTTTTACAGTTTATCTGTTCGACCGCAAAAAGAATTTTGGTGATTCGTACTTGATGGAAAAAATGGCGACGGATACCGCTGAGGCAATGGACGCTCTAGGCATTGAACTCGCCCGCGCGTGCCTTGATTTCGAAGCCTATGCAAATTTTGAAAACGTCACGTGCCCGACACTCGTCTTGGGTGCGAAACTTGACCAAACCTTGGGCGTAATCGCTTCTAGGGAAATTGCCGAAGCACTAAAGCAAAATGGAACTCCGGTGGAACTTTATGTTTACGAGAACTACGGCCATGCCGTGAACGACGAAGCCCCGGACTATTGCAAAAGAATATTGAAATTCTTGAATAGATGA
- the rpsI gene encoding 30S ribosomal protein S9 — protein MATAKNKKIYRGTGRRKNAIAAVILKPGSGKRTINGRDFKEYFHSEVQDMIANLPFAILGNAEEWDVEVTARGGGIAGQMGAVRLGISRALVANDAEVKPALKKEGLMTRDARAVERKKFGRKKARKHFQFSKR, from the coding sequence ATGGCTACAGCAAAGAATAAGAAGATCTACCGCGGCACTGGCCGTCGCAAGAACGCCATCGCCGCTGTGATTCTGAAGCCGGGTTCCGGCAAGCGCACAATCAATGGTCGTGATTTCAAGGAATACTTCCATTCTGAAGTGCAGGACATGATTGCAAATCTTCCGTTCGCCATCCTTGGCAACGCTGAAGAATGGGACGTCGAAGTTACCGCTCGTGGCGGTGGCATCGCTGGCCAGATGGGCGCTGTCCGTCTCGGCATTTCCCGCGCACTCGTTGCTAACGACGCAGAAGTGAAGCCGGCTCTCAAGAAGGAAGGCCTCATGACTCGTGACGCACGTGCCGTTGAACGTAAGAAGTTCGGCCGCAAGAAGGCTCGTAAGCACTTCCAGTTCAGCAAGCGCTAA